A genomic region of Trueperaceae bacterium contains the following coding sequences:
- a CDS encoding methylglyoxal synthase, producing MESGGRTVALIAHDRMKLDLAMFARDHAEVLSRYRLIATGTTGKVLNEKTPLEVERLLSGPDGGDLQVGARVAQGEVEAVIFFRDPLTAQPHEPDVSALLRICDVHQVPLATNLGTAQAVVALLEERLEEAK from the coding sequence ATGGAGTCAGGCGGCAGGACCGTCGCGCTCATCGCCCACGACCGCATGAAGCTCGACCTCGCCATGTTCGCCCGCGACCACGCCGAGGTCTTGTCGCGCTACAGGCTGATCGCGACCGGCACGACGGGCAAGGTGCTCAACGAGAAGACGCCGCTCGAGGTCGAGCGGCTCCTGTCGGGACCGGACGGCGGCGACCTCCAGGTGGGCGCGCGCGTCGCCCAGGGCGAGGTGGAGGCCGTGATCTTCTTCCGCGACCCCCTCACCGCCCAGCCGCACGAACCGGACGTCTCGGCGCTCCTGCGCATCTGCGACGTCCACCAGGTGCCGTTGGCGACGAACCTCGGCACCGCCCAGGCCGTCGTGGCGCTGCTCGAGGAGCGCCTGGAGGAGGCGAAGTAG
- a CDS encoding OsmC family protein, translated as MAKTLTTTLYGLGGLRFMGETPDGQRVMIDNEKVARTGMSPMQLVLNAVGACAAMDVSHMLAKRRLQVRSYTVELVGERVDDVPSPFTKIRARHVLDAPGLTREQAERLVDLATNKYCSVGASLKAELEFEVVLLHDEKAAAPAASPEPAG; from the coding sequence ATGGCCAAGACGCTGACCACCACCCTCTACGGCCTCGGAGGGCTGCGCTTCATGGGCGAGACGCCCGACGGCCAGCGGGTGATGATCGACAACGAGAAGGTCGCGCGCACCGGCATGAGCCCCATGCAGCTCGTCCTCAACGCCGTGGGCGCCTGCGCGGCGATGGACGTGAGCCACATGCTCGCGAAGCGGCGGCTGCAGGTGCGGAGCTACACGGTGGAGCTGGTCGGCGAACGCGTCGACGACGTGCCCTCGCCGTTCACGAAGATCAGGGCTCGCCACGTGCTCGACGCCCCCGGGCTGACCCGCGAGCAGGCCGAGCGGCTCGTCGACCTGGCGACGAACAAGTACTGCTCGGTGGGCGCGAGCCTGAAGGCCGAGCTGGAGTTCGAGGTCGTCCTGCTGCACGACGAGAAGGCCGCCGCGCCGGCGGCCAGCCCCGAGCCGGCCGGCTGA
- a CDS encoding 5-formyltetrahydrofolate cyclo-ligase translates to MGSAMVPDWRAGWDKGAWRDWAREARAAVRGASGGLVDAAVSRHLLAWERFRDARCLGVYLSFGAEVDLADVIAAAWAGGKLVAAPRVGPDGVMTLHELKEDDVPERHRFGQPEPPAAAPEVPPEDLDVVLVPGLAFDERGQRLGYGRGYYDRLLPRLRPDAAAVGVAPEALVVPALPAEEHDARVTHLVTESGLRSVAGGAAGGRPLTPSPR, encoded by the coding sequence TTGGGAAGCGCGATGGTGCCCGACTGGCGGGCCGGATGGGACAAGGGCGCCTGGCGAGACTGGGCCAGGGAGGCGCGGGCCGCCGTGCGCGGCGCCTCGGGCGGCCTCGTCGACGCCGCCGTCTCCCGGCACCTGCTCGCCTGGGAGCGGTTCCGGGACGCGCGCTGCCTGGGCGTCTACCTGTCCTTCGGCGCCGAGGTCGACCTCGCCGACGTGATCGCCGCGGCGTGGGCGGGCGGCAAGCTCGTCGCCGCGCCCCGCGTCGGGCCCGACGGGGTCATGACCCTCCACGAGCTCAAGGAGGACGACGTGCCCGAGCGCCACCGCTTCGGCCAGCCGGAGCCGCCCGCCGCGGCGCCCGAGGTGCCGCCAGAGGACCTCGACGTGGTGCTCGTCCCCGGCCTGGCCTTCGACGAGCGCGGCCAACGCCTCGGCTACGGCCGGGGCTACTACGACCGCCTGCTGCCGCGTTTGCGTCCCGACGCGGCCGCCGTGGGCGTCGCGCCGGAGGCGCTGGTGGTGCCGGCGCTGCCGGCCGAGGAGCACGACGCCAGGGTCACGCACCTCGTCACGGAGTCCGGTCTGCGGTCGGTGGCCGGAGGCGCGGCCGGCGGGCGGCCCCTCACCCCTTCACCCCGGTGA
- a CDS encoding carbohydrate ABC transporter permease: MAVVDAARTAPTVAGVSAARRRRPSVGRVVAYVLLTLGGVVMAFPFVWMLLSSFKPLQEIFRFDFLPRTWTLANYAEVLLDTQFPRWFLNSLIVAAISTTSVLFFCSLVGYTLTRLRFPGRNAIFLLILSTLMIPTEMLVIPWYVMSTQFGWVNTYWGIAFPGLIPAFGVFLMRQFFSTLPRDLFDAGRVDGVSEFGLFWRIGLPLVGPGLAALGIFNFVGNWNAFLWPLIIAKSPSMRTIPVGVAFFSGEAGTAWNLIMASSALAVIPVLVVFFVFQRQIIEGVVLTGVKG; this comes from the coding sequence ATGGCCGTCGTCGACGCCGCCAGGACGGCCCCGACCGTCGCCGGCGTGTCCGCGGCGCGGCGCCGGCGCCCGAGCGTCGGGCGCGTTGTCGCCTACGTACTGCTCACGCTGGGCGGCGTCGTCATGGCGTTCCCGTTCGTCTGGATGCTGCTGTCTTCGTTCAAGCCCCTGCAGGAGATCTTCCGCTTCGACTTCCTGCCGCGCACCTGGACGCTCGCGAACTACGCCGAGGTGCTGCTGGACACGCAGTTCCCGCGCTGGTTCCTCAACAGCCTCATCGTCGCGGCGATCTCGACGACGTCGGTCCTGTTCTTCTGCTCGCTCGTGGGCTACACGCTCACGCGCCTGCGCTTCCCCGGACGCAACGCGATCTTCCTGCTGATCCTCTCGACGCTGATGATCCCCACCGAGATGCTGGTGATCCCCTGGTACGTGATGTCCACGCAGTTCGGCTGGGTGAACACCTACTGGGGCATCGCCTTCCCCGGGCTGATCCCGGCGTTCGGCGTCTTCCTCATGCGCCAGTTCTTCTCGACGCTGCCGCGCGACCTCTTCGACGCCGGCCGGGTGGACGGCGTCAGCGAGTTCGGCCTGTTCTGGCGCATCGGCCTGCCGCTGGTGGGCCCGGGCCTCGCGGCCCTCGGCATCTTCAACTTCGTCGGCAACTGGAACGCGTTCCTGTGGCCGCTCATCATCGCGAAGTCGCCGAGCATGAGGACGATCCCCGTGGGCGTGGCGTTCTTCTCGGGCGAGGCGGGCACGGCCTGGAACCTGATCATGGCCTCTTCGGCGCTGGCGGTGATCCCCGTCCTCGTCGTGTTCTTCGTCTTCCAGCGCCAGATCATCGAGGGCGTCGTGCTCACCGGGGTGAAGGGGTGA
- a CDS encoding sugar ABC transporter permease has product MALERERPRRRLRLSTREALWAYAFLLVPLAFFLYLRLWPALQSFRLSFFTWHVDPDQRTFVGLRYYQQMAAEIAARGDLYKALRNMLRYSLIIVPGQVALGLFFAVLLDSVKRFRSVFRAVYFAPYVTPAAAVAWVWGWMYSVNFGVINNLLYGWSEFVTRIGLPFLAIDPQPFLTSPQQALPAVAAVVIWQQLGFQVVIFLAGLQGVPREVHEAAAIDGANAWQRFWHVTFPLLNPVLVFSLIISTIVTLQLFDQVVNINFTDQGGPLGSTLTIALYMYQQAFQKFQIGYAAAVTVLLFVIIMVVTLLQLRITQRRVEY; this is encoded by the coding sequence ATGGCCCTCGAACGCGAACGACCACGCCGCCGGCTGCGGCTCAGCACCAGGGAGGCCCTCTGGGCCTACGCCTTCCTGCTCGTCCCGCTGGCGTTCTTCCTCTACCTGCGCCTGTGGCCGGCGCTGCAGTCGTTCCGCCTGTCGTTCTTCACCTGGCACGTCGACCCGGACCAGCGAACGTTCGTCGGCCTGCGCTACTACCAGCAGATGGCCGCCGAGATCGCGGCGCGCGGCGACCTCTACAAGGCGCTCCGCAACATGCTGAGGTACTCGCTGATCATCGTGCCGGGCCAGGTGGCCCTCGGCCTCTTCTTCGCCGTCCTGCTCGACTCGGTGAAGCGCTTCCGGTCCGTGTTCCGCGCCGTCTACTTCGCCCCGTACGTCACGCCCGCTGCGGCCGTCGCCTGGGTCTGGGGCTGGATGTACTCGGTGAACTTCGGGGTCATCAACAACCTGCTCTACGGCTGGAGCGAGTTCGTCACGCGCATCGGCCTGCCGTTCCTCGCCATCGACCCGCAGCCGTTCCTCACGAGCCCGCAGCAGGCGCTGCCAGCCGTGGCGGCCGTGGTGATCTGGCAGCAGCTCGGCTTCCAGGTCGTGATCTTCCTCGCCGGCCTGCAGGGCGTGCCCCGCGAGGTGCACGAGGCCGCGGCCATCGACGGCGCCAACGCCTGGCAGCGGTTCTGGCACGTCACGTTCCCGCTCCTGAACCCCGTGCTTGTCTTCTCGCTGATCATCTCGACGATCGTGACGCTGCAGCTCTTCGACCAGGTCGTGAACATCAACTTCACCGACCAGGGCGGGCCGCTCGGCAGCACCCTGACGATCGCCCTGTACATGTACCAGCAGGCGTTCCAGAAGTTCCAGATCGGCTACGCGGCGGCCGTCACCGTGCTTCTCTTCGTCATCATCATGGTCGTCACGCTCCTCCAGCTCCGCATCACCCAGCGGCGGGTGGAGTACTGA